From Virgibacillus ihumii, the proteins below share one genomic window:
- a CDS encoding LysR family transcriptional regulator, with product MDQHLSVFIAVAEKKNFSRAAEELHMTQPAVSQYIRMFEETIGTRLLERSNKYVRLNKAGEIVYHHAKEILGLYTNMQTLVDDLTNKANGPLSIGASYTFGEYLLPQIIAGLCEMYPDIKPEVTIGNTSLIAEQVSSHQLDIGIVEGHFKEQQLRKEVFLADQMYAVASSSHPFSQKNVVVKPKMLEEEIWIVRESGSGTREATEVMFQDIGISPAKKMNFSSTQPIKGAVEAGLGITLLSQWAIQKEVRNGDLTILNVDGLPFNRQFAFITKSPFQTKALEVFIDILRNGIMTSTINEE from the coding sequence ATGGATCAGCATTTAAGTGTGTTTATTGCGGTTGCGGAAAAAAAGAACTTTTCCAGAGCTGCGGAGGAATTACACATGACTCAGCCGGCGGTCAGCCAGTATATCCGCATGTTTGAGGAAACCATCGGCACCAGACTTTTGGAACGATCCAATAAATATGTCCGGCTGAATAAAGCAGGGGAAATCGTGTATCATCATGCGAAAGAGATTCTCGGACTTTATACGAATATGCAAACACTCGTTGATGACTTGACGAATAAAGCGAACGGTCCGCTTTCAATAGGAGCCAGCTACACATTTGGTGAGTATTTACTTCCACAGATCATTGCCGGACTTTGTGAAATGTATCCGGATATTAAGCCGGAAGTGACAATCGGTAATACATCCCTTATTGCTGAACAGGTGTCGTCTCATCAACTTGACATTGGTATCGTAGAAGGGCATTTTAAGGAACAGCAACTCAGGAAAGAGGTTTTTCTGGCAGATCAGATGTATGCAGTTGCCTCATCAAGCCACCCGTTTAGTCAAAAAAATGTTGTTGTAAAACCAAAAATGCTGGAAGAAGAAATATGGATTGTGCGGGAAAGTGGATCCGGAACAAGGGAAGCAACAGAGGTTATGTTTCAGGACATTGGTATTTCCCCGGCTAAAAAAATGAATTTCAGCAGTACGCAGCCGATTAAAGGTGCAGTAGAGGCCGGCCTTGGCATTACCCTGCTGTCGCAATGGGCTATCCAAAAAGAGGTGCGAAATGGCGATTTGACTATTTTAAACGTTGATGGACTTCCGTTTAACAGACAATTTGCATTTATAACCAAATCACCGTTTCAGACTAAAGCACTGGAAGTTTTTATTGATATCCTGCGAAATGGTATCATGACATCAACTATAAACGAGGAGTGA
- a CDS encoding cation diffusion facilitator family transporter: MKELFKLLKKGSKSALWASIINTVVAIIKGIAYFITGNVAMFAEFMHSIGDAANQLFVFTGSALSQKAPTDRFPEGFSRLVNLVCLGAVIVVGILAYETIKKGVHHIIDPPDAGSWLWLNISVLGIAVVLESFVWYKAMKEIVEDLEGDDIKGFKIVSESFKNIGNAKPATKLVFLEDAVATSGALIAIAGILIGTYTPFHSAEGYASVIIGIMLFYVVGRIFLDNAAGILGVSDEDMESKIGEYVFESDHVKDIRDLKVIRQGQEMYVELKIELDPEMTITEADKIRDRIEKKILNEKGVSDVIIEFDKDDQEQNWDNSGEET, translated from the coding sequence ATGAAAGAATTATTCAAGCTGTTGAAAAAAGGCAGTAAATCAGCACTATGGGCCAGTATCATAAATACAGTTGTTGCTATAATCAAAGGGATTGCTTATTTTATCACAGGAAATGTGGCAATGTTTGCGGAATTTATGCACAGTATTGGAGATGCGGCAAACCAATTATTTGTATTCACTGGCTCAGCTCTAAGTCAAAAGGCTCCAACCGACCGTTTTCCGGAGGGGTTTTCCCGATTGGTAAATTTAGTATGCCTTGGAGCTGTAATTGTCGTTGGTATTCTGGCGTATGAGACGATTAAAAAAGGAGTTCACCATATCATTGATCCCCCGGACGCCGGTTCCTGGTTATGGTTGAACATTTCTGTCCTCGGAATTGCAGTAGTGTTGGAATCGTTTGTTTGGTATAAAGCAATGAAGGAAATAGTAGAGGATTTGGAAGGTGATGATATAAAGGGGTTTAAAATTGTGAGCGAAAGTTTTAAAAATATAGGTAATGCCAAACCAGCAACCAAACTTGTGTTTTTAGAGGATGCAGTGGCCACAAGTGGTGCTTTAATTGCTATTGCCGGTATCCTTATTGGAACCTACACACCTTTCCACTCAGCTGAAGGTTATGCCTCCGTTATTATAGGAATTATGTTGTTTTATGTGGTTGGACGGATCTTTCTTGATAATGCTGCCGGAATTTTAGGTGTTTCGGATGAGGATATGGAAAGTAAAATTGGAGAGTACGTTTTTGAATCAGACCATGTAAAGGATATACGGGATCTGAAGGTTATTCGACAGGGCCAGGAAATGTATGTTGAATTGAAGATTGAACTGGATCCGGAGATGACAATAACAGAGGCTGATAAAATCCGTGATCGTATCGAGAAAAAGATTTTGAACGAAAAAGGTGTATCAGATGTCATAATTGAATTTGATAAAGATGACCAGGAACAGAACTGGGATAATTCGGGTGAAGAGACGTAA
- a CDS encoding VOC family protein gives MKKIVPHLRIKNCKEEIAFYQQVFGGEIKNTQLADGIEMFKGHEGKYIHAELHMNKNCIVYMADVFGEETVQGTDMLLGPDLDTEEEIMNIYNKLAEEGEVKMELQDTFWGAKHAIVKDRNGISWELNYTKPSS, from the coding sequence ATGAAAAAGATTGTTCCGCATTTGCGAATCAAAAACTGCAAGGAGGAGATTGCATTTTATCAGCAGGTATTCGGTGGTGAAATTAAAAACACCCAGCTAGCAGATGGTATTGAAATGTTTAAAGGACATGAAGGAAAATACATACATGCTGAACTGCACATGAATAAGAACTGCATCGTGTACATGGCGGATGTATTTGGTGAAGAAACAGTTCAGGGAACGGATATGCTGCTTGGACCAGACTTGGATACAGAGGAAGAGATTATGAATATCTATAATAAGCTTGCCGAGGAAGGCGAAGTGAAAATGGAACTGCAGGACACGTTCTGGGGTGCCAAACATGCTATTGTTAAAGACAGGAACGGTATCAGTTGGGAACTGAATTATACAAAACCATCAAGCTAA
- a CDS encoding YeiH family protein translates to MPNIKGISLPGGKWLAGVAFTFFIALLGYLLAMVPGFDRVGQLACAIILAIIYRQFFGYPETIRAGIGFSSKRLLRAAIILYGLKLNIDVVLNDGLGLLLRDAGVILFAILLTVWLAKVFKANETISMLLGVGTGVCGAAAIAAVAPIIKAKDEDTAIGVGIIALMGTVFAIGYTIIRPILPMTPIEYGTWAGSSLHEVAHVALAAAPGGENALAIALLAKLGRVFLLVPLCFILIYFMKRKNKSTEQPDTKIEFPWFLVGFIILSILGSYVLGQSIPVSDGVMNIVFGITNWLLTAAMVGLGLNVSFRDLRTKALKPLVAMLITSVCLSVIVYFIV, encoded by the coding sequence ATGCCGAACATCAAAGGAATTTCACTACCCGGCGGAAAATGGCTTGCTGGTGTCGCATTTACATTTTTCATTGCATTGTTGGGTTATTTGCTCGCAATGGTACCGGGATTCGACCGTGTCGGGCAGCTTGCCTGTGCGATTATTCTTGCAATTATTTACAGACAGTTTTTCGGGTATCCGGAAACGATTCGGGCAGGGATTGGTTTTTCATCAAAACGTCTCTTGAGGGCTGCCATTATTTTATACGGTCTAAAACTAAACATTGACGTTGTTTTGAACGACGGACTCGGATTACTGCTTCGTGATGCAGGTGTCATTCTGTTTGCGATTCTGCTTACTGTCTGGCTGGCAAAAGTTTTTAAAGCGAACGAAACGATTTCGATGCTGCTTGGGGTCGGCACTGGCGTTTGTGGTGCAGCAGCAATCGCAGCGGTAGCACCAATTATTAAAGCAAAGGATGAGGACACGGCAATTGGGGTTGGTATCATAGCCCTGATGGGAACGGTTTTCGCAATCGGTTATACCATTATTCGGCCCATTCTGCCAATGACACCAATTGAATACGGCACATGGGCCGGATCCAGTCTGCACGAGGTGGCGCACGTTGCCCTTGCTGCCGCACCGGGGGGAGAAAACGCATTGGCAATTGCGTTGCTGGCAAAACTCGGCCGGGTATTTTTGCTCGTTCCATTATGTTTTATTTTAATTTATTTCATGAAACGAAAAAATAAGTCCACAGAACAGCCTGATACGAAAATTGAGTTTCCCTGGTTTTTGGTTGGCTTTATCATCTTAAGTATTTTGGGCAGCTATGTACTCGGCCAATCGATCCCGGTATCAGATGGCGTCATGAATATTGTCTTTGGTATCACGAATTGGCTGCTCACTGCTGCAATGGTAGGCCTTGGCCTCAATGTGAGTTTTCGCGACTTACGGACAAAAGCATTGAAACCATTAGTGGCAATGCTGATCACATCGGTATGTCTGTCAGTTATTGTTTATTTTATTGTATAA
- a CDS encoding histidine phosphatase family protein, translated as MTKLGFIRHGITQWNIEGRAQGNSDIPLAEQGLQEARLLAERPEIAGWDVVYSSDLLRAKQTAEIIVAKTGVPLYLDARLRERSGGLIEGTTEEERMEKWGPRWRELDMKFESNESIISRGMSFIDEINGKHDSQKVLIVSHGAFIKRLLNELIPGGNMVESLYNTSFTTLVKCESGWDCDLYNCTKHLSVKA; from the coding sequence ATGACTAAACTGGGATTTATCCGACATGGGATAACACAATGGAATATTGAAGGAAGAGCACAGGGGAATTCCGATATACCGCTTGCTGAACAGGGCTTGCAGGAAGCAAGGCTTCTTGCCGAAAGACCGGAAATTGCTGGGTGGGATGTCGTGTATTCCAGTGATCTATTACGGGCAAAACAAACAGCAGAGATTATTGTGGCAAAAACTGGAGTTCCGCTGTATTTGGATGCCAGACTGCGTGAACGAAGCGGCGGGCTTATCGAAGGAACTACTGAAGAAGAACGCATGGAAAAATGGGGGCCCCGCTGGCGTGAGCTTGATATGAAATTTGAGTCGAATGAAAGCATTATTTCCCGGGGAATGTCGTTTATTGATGAAATTAATGGAAAACATGACAGCCAAAAGGTACTGATTGTCAGCCATGGTGCATTTATAAAGCGTCTTTTAAATGAACTCATTCCTGGTGGAAATATGGTTGAGTCCTTATATAATACATCTTTTACAACGCTTGTAAAATGTGAGAGTGGCTGGGACTGTGATTTGTATAATTGTACGAAACATTTATCGGTGAAAGCATAA
- a CDS encoding NUDIX hydrolase, with product MAPPKHIVSAATIILNDHNELLLIKGPRRGWEMPGGQVEEGESLKEAAIRETKEECGVDIEIIKFCGVYQNVTKSICNTLFLGKPVDGEPIPTEEALEAGYFPLEEALKMVTWKNFRQRIEQCLDEASQPFFVEF from the coding sequence ATAGCACCACCAAAACATATTGTTTCAGCGGCAACGATTATTTTAAATGATCATAATGAGTTGTTATTGATTAAAGGACCGCGTCGGGGTTGGGAGATGCCTGGCGGACAAGTGGAAGAAGGGGAATCACTGAAGGAAGCAGCAATCCGCGAAACAAAAGAGGAGTGCGGTGTGGATATTGAGATTATTAAGTTCTGCGGCGTCTATCAAAATGTCACAAAGTCTATTTGTAATACATTATTTTTAGGAAAACCGGTCGACGGAGAACCGATTCCGACTGAGGAGGCATTGGAAGCGGGTTATTTTCCGCTTGAAGAAGCGTTGAAGATGGTTACCTGGAAAAACTTCAGACAGCGGATTGAGCAATGCTTGGATGAAGCATCGCAGCCATTTTTTGTGGAATTTTAA